The genomic DNA aagctgagggttggtatgtggaattggagacaagtgggagtggagttgctgtgtgtgagagagaatgatggtcaaaagataaagggggaaaaaaagtctaaataaaacataataaaagtaGATTTGAATGAAACTAAGTGGTAGTGTTTTATACAACTAATCtcaaatggttgagggacagctattggggaactgtggggggatcttggagggttcgggtttCACAAGATTGTGATCATGAAAAAGGAAATGAAGACATTTTATATCACTATCATGCACACGcaccctcacacataaggatggCTCTGTTGCATGTTtgatacatgtttgatagtgtcttgatgctgtagtgtttgtcCTTCATGTTATAATACTTTAATGTTACCACTTCCTTGTGTtttttgtaataaataataaaacaaaattTAAAAGACCTTTACTTGAGATCTTTGCCCATTTCTAGATTTTCCATTAAAATCTCTCACTCTCATCAATAATCAAACCATTAATATGACAAGTTGGATCTTTATACAACAACACATGGATCTTAATTTAGAATTCAGCTATTCAAAATGAACCCTCTACCCCTTCTCCCTATAGACCGGCTGGCTCCCTTACTGAGCTCAGACAGTGCTAGGGCTGTTCGTATAGAGGCTGGTCCAGTGGAGGCCTGCATCGAGGACCTGAACCTCTTCCTCCCCTGTGAGCACTCCCTTATCCAGCCAGATGTCCGGGCCCTCAGCCCCAACTCGGGCATGGAGCTCAAAATGGTCAACGAACTCTCTGCCCTGGAAGTCAAACGAGCCCAGCAGTTGGAATATCACAAATACGCCAGCTACAGCCAGATGGACCAGCTTGACTTCAGCCCCTACCATAATCCTCACCCTTCCACCCCACAGCGCCTCAGCTCACAGGACCCCACCGCCAACAGAGGGCTCCCCAAAACCCAGGCCGTCCAGCCCAGCAGCGTGGAGGTGAACCCCCACCGCCGTCTTTCTAGCCTAGGAGTGTACAAGGCCACGGACCCCTCAGGGGCCACCACACCCAGGTGCCAGCTTTCCAGCCACATGCCTGAGTCCTCCAGCAGCCCCTCTCTAAGCCAGGGCAAGTACGCCCCCCAGCAGCAGTATCCCAATGCCCAGTACCACCGCCTCCAGTCCTGGCCAGCCTACCCAGTGCCAGAGTCAGCTGCCCCAGACCTCACTGCAGGGCTGCGCCTGAACTCGTGTGCCATGGTTAGACCTCCACAGGACCCAGGTAGGGGTGAAGCACAGAGATTACAGTGCTTGATACCACTATTACCATTACTAAAGCTGATGCAGATTCCCCAATCAGTGTGATAGCGATCTACCACTTCAATTAGAAAAGCATTTATgagaaacagtgtgtgtgtgtgtgtgtgtgtgtgtgtgtgtgtgtgtgtgtgtgtgtgtgtgtgtgtgtgtgtgtgtgtgtgtgtgtgtgtgtgtgtgtgtgtgtgtgtgtgtgtgtgtgtgtgtgtgtgtgtgtgtgtgtgtgtgtgttgtcaggagGCCTGTTCATCCAGAATGCCAGAGGGATCCAGATAGGGAGCAACAACATACTCAGCATCAGGGACCACAAGTCTTACAGCAGGTCAGCCAGCTCTCTCTGCAATGGGGCAAACTCACACTCTCTACTCAAAGAGACCCTGCAGATGAACGGTAAGAATAGAAACCTGCAAAGAGGAGCCTACTTCCTGAAAATAGACATCTTCCTATCTTACTATGTCATGTTTTCTACTTTTAGTCCCATATTTTGTATCTAGCCACAATATAAGGATTCTTACATTGTTTGTTTACTGGAATGAATGGAAAGGTGTCAAACacgttgtttccatgtgtttgataccatacCAGCCATTTCAATGAGCCTGCCCTCCTATATCTCTTCCCAACagcctcctctgttggggttatAGTTGGGTTGGGTAGTTCAACTAAGACCATGGGGCATGAATAACTGGTATTATTTAACAGTAAATTGCTATGTATCATTAATTGACATTAAATTATCAAAAACCCTTATATCACAGACAAGGGTCTTTAACTTCCATTTTACACAATATGTTCTGTTGTGTCCTGTCCCGTGTTCAGAGGACCAGGCAGTGACTGAAGAGCACCTTGATCTCCTGAGAGAAAACATCGGGAAGGAATGGAAGCGCTGTGCCCGTCGTCTGGGCCTGAGCGAGGTGGAGGTGGACACCATCGACCAGGACTACCATCGTGACGGATTGCCTGAGAAGGTGCACCAGATGCTGGAGCGCTGGAGGATGAAGGAGGGCTATGTGGGCTGCACAGTGGGCCAGCTCTGCAGAGCACTGGAGAACTGTGTCAAAGTAGACCTGGTAAAGAAGCTTCTTCATGCCTGCAGGACCAATACTTTTCCATAGGTACAGTAGACTACCtattccagtaccccctacccctaacccagAGAGAGACTTTCTACTCCAGTACAGGTTATACGGAACCAAACCGGCTGCACACGTGTGCCAtcatgcatacatttattttgtccccccacatcaAATGTGAttacgacacgcaggttaaaatatcaaaaactctgaaccaattacattaatttggggacaggtcgaaaagctttaaacatttatggcaatttagctagctagcttacacttgctgttgctagctaatttgtcctgggatataaacattgagttgttattttacctgaaatccACAAGGTCCTCTACTTCGACAATTAATCTACAAATAAAAACGGTCAACCGAACCATTTTTAGTCATCTCtcctgtcatgccctgaccttagagatcctttttatgtctctattttggttggtcagggcatgagttggggtgggcattctatgttttgtgtttctatgattttctatttatatgttttggccgggtatggttctcaatcagggacagctgtctatcgttgtctctgattgggaaccatactttaggtaccctttttcccacctgtgtttgtgggaagttgtctttgtttgttggCACTATTgcctttagcttcacggtttgtatGGTTTATTGTTGGCGTCATTCttaaataaagtaaaatgtacgctcaccacgctgcacctttgTCCTCATCCTTCAACAGCCCGTGACATCTCCTCCTTCTAGGCTTTTTCTtgtcttgactttatattgcgattggcaagtttcataaattaggtgcattacagCCACTGACCTCGTTTGTCTTTCAGTAAACCACGTAGGTATaacaaatgaggagatggcacgtgggtacctgcttctataaaccattgaggagatgggagaggcaggatttGCAGCGCAATCTGCATCACAAATAggactgacttctattttagcccttggcaacgcagacgctcattGGCGCGCACAaccagtgtgggtgcaataattgaataatatagatttctaaaatgtattttataacgcGTGCATTCACTACAAGAGCGGTGTAGTCAgcctattattatttgaccatgctggtcatttataaacatttgaacatcttggccatgttctgttataatctccacccggcgcagccagaagaggactggccaccccacatagcctggttcctctctaggtttcttcctaggttttggcctttctagggagtttttcctagccaccatgcttttacacctgcattgctttctgtttggggttttaggctgggtttctgtagaggtcgaccgattattatttttcaacgccgataccgattattggaggaccaacaaAAAAAACGATACCCATTAATGGGccgatttttacatttttatttatttgtaataatgacaattacaacactactgaatgaacacttaacttaatataatacatcaataaatacCACGACAGGCAGCACATCTCAGTATCAGGAGAAGCCCATATTCCAATGGCATCTTTTAATGCCTATACATTCTAACAAAATACACCCTTTGACTGCCCTGCTAATGTGCCTTGCAGGACCTTGTAAACTATCAAAAGTAGGCCAAATGTTTTCCTATCAAACATGCATTCAAAACACGGGGCTTTTGAGTGATTATTCAAATGGATGTTTGGCAGAAAATcaa from Oncorhynchus keta strain PuntledgeMale-10-30-2019 chromosome 23, Oket_V2, whole genome shotgun sequence includes the following:
- the LOC118402001 gene encoding receptor-interacting serine/threonine-protein kinase 1-like isoform X1: MATAQDSIYMKSADLIKKEPLDYGGFGTVYLCYHKTLGQVVLKTIYTGPPRNEGSKQSLLEEGSLMSRLNHERVVKLLGVILEDGDYSLVMELLPKGNLLAMLDRVPVLISIKGRIILEILEGMVYLMKNRVIHKDLKPENILVDKDFHIKIADLGLATCQTWSRLTKEESRRQSRLARPGAGGVGGRAAGTLCYMAPEHLDSIHTCSSEKSDVYSFAIVVWVILTGSEPYENARSEDHICQCVRKGDRPDEDLISADTPVEITELMKRCWHQDPQLRPTFQEGYNTFLPVYREKFEPDVERDSLGLRDLYEGPEELVEKMKSLSMSPESLKADRLAPLLSSDSARAVRIEAGPVEACIEDLNLFLPCEHSLIQPDVRALSPNSGMELKMVNELSALEVKRAQQLEYHKYASYSQMDQLDFSPYHNPHPSTPQRLSSQDPTANRGLPKTQAVQPSSVEVNPHRRLSSLGVYKATDPSGATTPRCQLSSHMPESSSSPSLSQGKYAPQQQYPNAQYHRLQSWPAYPVPESAAPDLTAGLRLNSCAMVRPPQDPGGLFIQNARGIQIGSNNILSIRDHKSYSRSASSLCNGANSHSLLKETLQMNEDQAVTEEHLDLLRENIGKEWKRCARRLGLSEVEVDTIDQDYHRDGLPEKVHQMLERWRMKEGYVGCTVGQLCRALENCVKVDLVKKLLHACRTNTFP
- the LOC118402001 gene encoding receptor-interacting serine/threonine-protein kinase 1-like isoform X2, encoding MVYLMKNRVIHKDLKPENILVDKDFHIKIADLGLATCQTWSRLTKEESRRQSRLARPGAGGVGGRAAGTLCYMAPEHLDSIHTCSSEKSDVYSFAIVVWVILTGSEPYENARSEDHICQCVRKGDRPDEDLISADTPVEITELMKRCWHQDPQLRPTFQEGYNTFLPVYREKFEPDVERDSLGLRDLYEGPEELVEKMKSLSMSPESLKADRLAPLLSSDSARAVRIEAGPVEACIEDLNLFLPCEHSLIQPDVRALSPNSGMELKMVNELSALEVKRAQQLEYHKYASYSQMDQLDFSPYHNPHPSTPQRLSSQDPTANRGLPKTQAVQPSSVEVNPHRRLSSLGVYKATDPSGATTPRCQLSSHMPESSSSPSLSQGKYAPQQQYPNAQYHRLQSWPAYPVPESAAPDLTAGLRLNSCAMVRPPQDPGGLFIQNARGIQIGSNNILSIRDHKSYSRSASSLCNGANSHSLLKETLQMNEDQAVTEEHLDLLRENIGKEWKRCARRLGLSEVEVDTIDQDYHRDGLPEKVHQMLERWRMKEGYVGCTVGQLCRALENCVKVDLVKKLLHACRTNTFP